In Microvirga sp. 17 mud 1-3, the genomic window GCGAGGCGCTCCAGGGCGTCGCCGGAATTGAGCAGGACATTCGATCTGAACAGGGCGCCCGACGCGACCACCTGCACCACCGGGATCGCGAGGGCGAGGGCACAGGGGCAGGTGATGATGAGCACCGCGACGGCCGTAATGACCGCATCGTGCACGGAGGCGCCGGTAGCGATCCAGACGGTGGCCGTGAGCGCGGCGGCGCCGTGCACCACGGGCGCATAGGCCCGCGCAACCCGGTCCGCGAGCTGCCGGTAGCGCGATTTCGCGGCCGAGGCGTTCTCGAGCAGGCGCTCGACCTCGTCGAGCAGGGTTCCCTGACCGGCAGCCGTGACGCGCAGGGTCAGCGCTCCCGCATGGTTGAGGCTGCCGGCATAGACTGCATCGCCGTCGTCAAGGGCGCGCAGGGTGGTTTCACCCGTCACCAGGCTCTCATCAACCTCGGAGGTGCCGGACAAAACGATCCCGTCGACCGGGATGCGCTCACCGGGACGCACGAGGACCCGGTCGCCCGGCGCGAGTGCCGCCACGGGCACGAGGGTTGCGTCGCCCGCGCCGTCGAGGCGATGGGCGACCTCGGCCCTGAGGGACGCGAGGTTGCCGGCCACCGCCCGCGTCCTGCGGCGCATGGCCTGGTCGAGATAGCGCCCGCAGAGGAGGAAGAAGAGGAGCATCACCACGGAGTCGAAATAGGTGTTCTCCGCATGGTTGATCGTCTCGATCACCGACATGACGAGTGCCAGCATAATGCCGATGGTAATCGGCACGTCCATGTTGGTGCGTCCCTTCTTCAGTGCGCCGATGGCGCTGCGGAAGAAGGGCTGCCCCGCATAGGCGACGGCCGGCAGGGAGATGAGCGCCGCGAGCCAGTGGAAGAAATCGCGCGTTTCCGGCGAAATGTCCGTGACGTTGCCGGACCAGACGGAGACCGCGAGCAGCATGATGTTCATGGACGCGAAGCCCGCGACCGCGAGACATTTGAGAAGCCATTGCGCGCGCCGCGCCTCCTCCTCCTCGACAGCCCGAGCCCGGAACGGGTGGGTCCGGTAGCCGAGCCGGCGCAATTCTTCCACCACCTGTGCGGGATTGAGATCGCCTCGCCATTGCAGGGCGAGCCGATGGGTCGTGTAGTTGAGGCGTGCCGAGAGAAGCCCCGGCAGATCGGAAAGCCCACCCTCGATCTCGCCGATGCAGGCGGCGCAGTCGATCCCTTCGACCGCGAGGTCGAGATGGGCCGTGCCGTCATCCTGGCGCTTCACATAGACGGAAAGGTCGAGGGTCTCGGCCATGGCCATTCCTTCAGAGGGCGATGCGGCTCTTGGACCGGAAGACCGTATCCTCGGCCCGCTTGAGGCTGATCACAAGGTCCCATTGCCCCTGGTGCAGAGGCGTCTCGCATTCGAATTGGCCCGGCGCTACTTCGACAGCCTCAAGCATAACATCGCGGCGGCGATCTGTCGGATGGGCGAGGCGAATTTCGGGAACGAGCCCGGCAATCGCGCGGCTCTCGGCGTCGCGGGCGCCGATCACGATCCGCGTTGCCGCGCCGCCCCGCTGCAAGGTGGCCTCGACGGCCCAATGGCGGGCATCCTGCGCGTGAGCGGCCGCAACGTCGTTCTTGAAAGTCAGCCCGGCCTTGTAGGCGCTCTCGGTCTCGACACCGCTGAAGCTCGACACCGCGATGCGCGCCATGACGATGTTCACGGCGAAGACAACCGAGAAGAAGGCAAGGAGGT contains:
- a CDS encoding heavy metal translocating P-type ATPase is translated as MAETLDLSVYVKRQDDGTAHLDLAVEGIDCAACIGEIEGGLSDLPGLLSARLNYTTHRLALQWRGDLNPAQVVEELRRLGYRTHPFRARAVEEEEARRAQWLLKCLAVAGFASMNIMLLAVSVWSGNVTDISPETRDFFHWLAALISLPAVAYAGQPFFRSAIGALKKGRTNMDVPITIGIMLALVMSVIETINHAENTYFDSVVMLLFFLLCGRYLDQAMRRRTRAVAGNLASLRAEVAHRLDGAGDATLVPVAALAPGDRVLVRPGERIPVDGIVLSGTSEVDESLVTGETTLRALDDGDAVYAGSLNHAGALTLRVTAAGQGTLLDEVERLLENASAAKSRYRQLADRVARAYAPVVHGAAALTATVWIATGASVHDAVITAVAVLIITCPCALALAIPVVQVVASGALFRSNVLLNSGDALERLAAIDTVVFDKTGTLTLPEMRVANTGAIRPELLETAARLALSSHHPLAGAAAREARDPRPFEGAVEEPGRGVRAVVNGAEIRLGSPTFCGAEDLAAAMAETDPQASLIAFSRGRERAVLLVRQALRPDAARVVGALQALGLDCRILSGDRPEAVAPVAEALGIETWHGGAKPADKITELEHLKAQGRHILMVGDGLNDAPALAAAHISISPITAADLTQAQADAVFLGDRLAPVLDAVRISRRAHALMRQNLMIALVYNLFAVPLAFLGYVTPLVAALAMSGSSSLVTLNALRARGGGTAPKTDPSRQAAPAAPALQGA
- a CDS encoding FixH family protein — protein: MPTPLATSRSPRPLTGRMVLFYLLAFFSVVFAVNIVMARIAVSSFSGVETESAYKAGLTFKNDVAAAHAQDARHWAVEATLQRGGAATRIVIGARDAESRAIAGLVPEIRLAHPTDRRRDVMLEAVEVAPGQFECETPLHQGQWDLVISLKRAEDTVFRSKSRIAL